The Deltaproteobacteria bacterium region AAAATGCCTGCAAGCACATCATCCAGAACCACAGCCAGTCCGCCGGTGAAACGTTTTTCCAGAAGGCGGATTGGTGGTGGTTTGATGATATCAAAGAATCGAAAGAAGATAAAACCGAGTGCCAGAGAAAAGAAGTCTAATGGCACAAAGAGCAATGTCACCAGAAAACCATAGATTTCATCTATTACAATCGCCCTTGCATCAGTGCGTTCAAAAAGAATTTCAGCTCTGCCAGCACAAAAGACCGCCAGGGGAAAGAACAGCAGCAATAGGACAAACTGGACACCGTCCCCTGTCTTGTGGGCCAGCAGCACCAGAGGGGTAGAGAACAAGGTTCCCCAAGTGCCGGGCATGTACGGCAGAAAACCGGCAAAAAAACCAGAGGCCAGAAAAATTATCAGATCATTTTTGCGGGAACGAAGGTGGGACACTGGCAGTCTGCCTTTCCGGTCTGGAGTTTCGACTTCGACCAGGTGCCCAGAGATAAAGGGCAGCCCTCTGCAGAAGACTCTCTCTCCGGCGATTACCTGCTCGGCCAAGGCATCAAGGCGACGGTTGCTCAGTGAGGCTCTTCTTTTGCCAGTCGAGCTCTAGCGCGACACACGGCCTCGTCGTAAACCTGTAGCAGTGGAACCTGGTGGCGAGCAGCTGCTCGGCGACAGTCTTCATATTCAGGCGCCACTTTGGTGTAGCCTGCAGGATTCTCGGCAACTTTTACCGCAATACGCCCATAGGATGTGGCTACCCGTATGATGCGTCTCGGCAGACTCAATCGCTCTACCCGGGAGAGGCGCACCCCTAGACTGCTGGTTTCATTGAGCAGGATGTCCACGAGAGCATGCTGCACTCCTGCCGGCGACAGGATCTGGAGGAGTTGACCCGGACGATTCTTCTTCATAAAGGTAGGCACCATACAGACGTCGAGCGCACCTGCCTCCAGGAGACGCGACATCAAGTAACTGTAGATTTCCGGGTTCATATCATCCACATTTGTCTCCAGGAGAAGGAGTGTTTCGCTGACAAGCGAGGATAACTCATGGCCCGTCACCAGTCTGAGCATGTTGGGAGGATGGTCTGCTGGATGTTTTCCCACGCCATAGCCTATACAATCGACAGCCATTTTGGGAAACCCACCAAAGCGGCAGCACAGGGTAGTAAGGATGGCTGCGCCGGTAGGGGTGACCAGCTCCCTGGCCTGGCTGCCATCATAGACCGGCACATTTTTCAACAATTCGAGAGTGGCAGGCGCTGGCAGCGGCAGTAGACCGTGGGTGCTCTGGATGCAGCCATGGCCTAGGGGTAAAGGCGATGAATAGCTGCGCTGAATATTCAAGAGCTCCATGCCAATGCAGGTGCCCACCACGTCCACGAGGGAATCCACCGCGCCAATTTCGTGAAAATGGACTTCGGCCAATTCCATGCCGTGCAATTTGGCCTCTGCTCTGGCGATGCGGCGCAGCACCTCAATGCTGGTTTCTTTTACCCAAGGTGACAGGGTGCTGGCGGCGATGAGTTGCTTGATTTCAGACCAGGAGCGTTGCTGAGCCGGTGCCTCTTGCGTTATCACCCTGACTCTGGTGCCAGTGATCTGTCCCCTCTTTTCACGTTTGCTTTCCAGATGATATGGTTCCAGCGGCAAGCGAGCCAGCTCTCGCCGGAGGACATCCAGGTCTAGACCAACGTCTATCAAGGCGCCGAGGATCATGTCGCCACTTATGCCGGAGAAACAGTCAAAGTAGGCTATTTGCGGCATGGGGTCTCCGGGTTACCTTCCCTCACAGATCAGTCCGAGGTGGCTTTGCCTGTTGTCTGGCTCGCAAGCGGTGCAAGGGGGCCTTTCACAAGTTTACAATGGCCGGCAGAGATAATGGTGTATTCGTTCTCCGATTTGGCTGGCAAACTGCCGGAGGAAATGAAGCAGATGTCCGCCGCATTGATGAAATTCAACTCTTACTGGAAGGTGAAGTGGGAGGTGCGCAAATAACGATCAATCATGCGGCTGTAGTATGATGATACTTCACGATCATCTGCCTCTTTGTAATACACTTGCCTCTTGCCGTCATTGACCTCTTCCCTTCTGACAATAGCACCTTTTTCGCAAAAGAACTTGAGCGCGTTTTCAAAGGTAATGCGAGAGATGCTCTCGAAGCGTTCAACAATTTCTTGTTTATAGAGTCTGGCAGCCAGGGAATTGATTTTTTTCTGAAATTCCTTTTCTGAATATGACTTCTTGCTGAGGTACTTGGTGCTCTTCAAGACGATCCAGTAGGCTTCGAAGTAGCTGCGCAGCAGACTGGCAAAGGAGGACAATGCCTTCAAGCCCCGATGGGAGATGCGATACCTTTGCTCGAGGTCGTCCACTGCGACTATGAATCCCTGCGATACGAAGTAGGACAGCAAATTGCCGATAGTTGCCGACAAATCCTCATCAGCGTTGAAGACGAACTCAAATTTGAAGAAGTCTCTGAAGAAGATAAAATCCTCCTCAAGACCTTTTACGTCGAATTCAAAGCTCTCTCTCGCCAGAATGGCAGTGGCAACATAAGCTGCAGGCAGGAGGAAGTGCATGATGTTGTTCTTGTAGTATTCGAGGCTCAGACGGCTGGAGTCATCCATGGTGTAGATGCGCTCCTCGTCGTCAGTTTCATCCTCGTCTGCCAGCAGTTCTATCCACTTGCTTTTTTCCATGAGAGCAAAGGTGTCTTGTACCGTTTTGTCCAGATCCTGCAAGGTATCTGCCATTTCAACGCCGCGATATCGCAAGAAGTCGTAGTAGAGACGAATGATGAGCTTTGCCTCGGCAACAGAAATTCCTTTCTTGGGGGTGGTGAGAAAGGCTGCAGCCACCAGAGCAAAGGGGGTTACAATGGAGGCCTCGTTAATGCTGTGAATAATCCGCCATCCCACGTCCCTGTACATGGCGTGGCGTTCCTTGGGCTTCATGGTGGCAAAATCCAGTTGAAAGTGCTCCATGTAACTTTTCAAAGAAATTGGCGGCGCAAATTTCACGTAGACCTTGCCATAGCGTTTTTTCAGAAAACGGTGAGCCCGCACCAGCTGGCCAAGATTTTCTTTTTCCTTGCTGCTTCCTTTGATCTCTTTCAGATAAGTTCCCTCTTCCAGCACCCTATCATAGCTGATTGCAGTGGGGACAAATATGAGATCATCACAATAGCCCTCTTCTACCGCCTGGATGAGGATGGCTAGCAGGCCTAGTTTGGGCAGAACCAGTTTGCCCGTTCTACTCCTGCCGCCTTCGATAAAGAATTCAATATTGTAACCCTCCTGCACCAGGGTCTTTATGTAAGTGGAGAAGACTTCAGCATAGAACTTCTCACCGCGGAAGCTCCGTCTGATAAAAAAAGCACCCGACTTGCGAAATATTGGCCCGAGGGGCCAGAAAGCCAGGTTCTTGCCGGCAGCAACAAAGGGTATGGACAGATTGTGGCGGTAGAGCAGATAAGAGAGGATGAGATAGTCGATATGGCTCTTGTGGCATGGTATGTAAACGAGAGGAGCCCGTTGGGCTGCATGTTTGATGCGCCGCAGAGATTCCACGTCTAGATCGATTCCATCAAAGATGGTATTCCACATCCAGGTGAGAAAGCGATCCCAGAGCTGCACATAGGTCAGATTGTAATCGGTGGCAATCTCCTGCAAATAGCCGTCAGCCTGCCGCCGGACTGCTTCAATGCTCTTTTTACTGGAACGGGCCCGCCGCTCCATAAACTTCTGCAACTGTTTGTTGTGCAGGATGATGTCTTTCATTTCCAGGCGGCTCTTCATCACCGGTCCCGTCACCACGCGGCGATGTCTGTCGAGCCGATCGATCAGTTCCCGTCTGAGGCGAAAGGCAAGATCCTCGTCTCCCTGGTTTTGTTCCTGTTCGTTGGCAAGCCACTCCTGCAAACTCAGAGGTTCTGCTACCTCCAGGACGTTGCGTTTATAGTTGCGAATAAAACCGACAACCTTGCGTAAACGGCCAGGCCTTTCCTTGTCACCGAAGAAGATGTCGATGAGATTTTTCTCTCTTCTCTCTGGGGCCTTGCCGTGGAATACGACGCTTGGCACCACAATGATGGGGAAGTCGAGCTGGCGCTGCTCAGCTATCAGCAACCGCAGGGGATCTTCCCTCTGAAAGGCAAACCGTCTGTAGTATCCTACCTTGCCCACCAGAAAAAGGACCAATGGTTCGCGCTGCCTCAGTTTGTCGCGGTAAAGGCCGGTCTTGTAAGGGTCTGGAAGATGGTGCTCCTTGAGGTAGTGCCGCAGGTATGAAGCGAGTAGCCGCAAAGAATCCCACACTGGCAGCCACAGGAGCAGGCGCATATCAAAAACTGTTCGTGGCGGACGCAAGCCAGCCTGAGCAAGCCTGCTGTTGAGGAAAAGGAAATCCAGTTGACTGCGGTGTTTGATGGCGTAGACCAGAACCCCTTGCTGTTCTAGGTCGGCAAGCAATCGTTGTTCGCTTTCCAGAAAAGATGCCCTGCGAAAAATTTTGTTGAGAAAGAAGCCAAATAGCGATGGGATGCTCGGCTTGAGCGTGTAGCCAATGTCTTTCTGTGGCTTTGCCTGGGCTCCTGGGGGGCTGGGTGGGCGTCCTTGTGTGTTGTTGGGAAAGGTCATACAGTAAGCTTTATATATCAAGCGATTTGCTCTCAGTTTGCTTGAAGTAACCTTAGCAGATTTATCGAGGAAAACCAAACGGTTTTTGAGGAGAGAGCCCGCTTGCCAAAGACATGGCTTCAGGAGAACGCTAGAAGGAGGAAAAGATTATTTCTTTGCAAGAAAACTTGGCAACTGGATATCATTTTGTTCGAGAAAGAGCAAATGACGTCCTTGGAGGGCGGAAGAGTATCTCATTTATCTGTGGACACCGCCGGATGGCACGGCCAACAGCCTGGATCAGTCCTGCATAATGATGATGGCTTTGTTAGGACATTTATTAGCTGCTTCCAGGCATTTCTGTTCGAGATTACGGGGAATTTCACTCTTGATCACGTATGCTTTCTTGCTTCCTTCATGGAAGCGGAATATTTCTGGACACACCTTGACACATATCCCTGCCACGTCACATCGTCTGGGGTCAACCATGGCCCTCATAGATCCTCCTGTAGCACCCTACAACTGCCACCTTTGTATTGTCCATTATCCTGCTGACAAGATTTTCCAAGGATAGTCAGGCGGCCTTTTCCACTTTGACTGCACACACCTTGTATTCAGGTATCTTGGCAATGGGATCATGAGCAGGATTGGTGAGGATATTGGCGCAGGTCTCAGCAAAGTGGAATGGCAGGAATACCACCCCTTTTTCCACCCGTTCAGTGAGGGTTACCTTCGCCTCCAGCTGACCTCGCCGTGAGGCAACTCTCACTGGTTCGCCTTCCAGCACACCCAGTTGCCGGGCGTCAGCCGGATGCATCTCCAGTCTTGCTTCTGGTATTTCCGCATGCAGCGAAGGTGAAATTCGGGTCATGGTGCCCGTATGAAAATGGACATGAACCCGACCAGTGCTGAGCCAGAAAGGATATTCTCCGTCGATTTCTTCGGCCGGCGGCTGGTACTCAATAGCGTGAAAAAGGCCGAGGCCGCGAGCGAACTTGCCTTGATGCAAGAACTTGGTGCCTGGATGCTCCGTGTTCGGGCATGGCCAGGACAGCCCTTCTCCCTGCAAGCGCTCGTAGGTAATACCACCATAAGAGGGTGTGAGGCTGGCGATCTCCGCCATGATTGCCTCTGCATTGTCATAGCTCATGGGATAGCCAAAACGCGTGGACAGCTCCTGGATGATTTCCCAGTCAGGTTTGGAATCTCCGAGTGGTTCTATAGCCTTGCGCACAAGCTGGACCCTTCTTTCTGTGTTGGTGAAGGTGCCATCCTTTTCAGCAAAGGAAGTTCCGGGAAGCACCACGTGAGCCAACTGTGCCGTCTCGGTGAGAAAAATGTCCTGCACCACAAGGAGTTCAGCATTCTTCAGGGCCTTTTCCACATGACTGGCATCAGGGTCGCTCACCATGGGGTTTTCACCTATGGCATAGAGCGCTTTGACCGAGCCATCCGCAAGGCCGGCAAGTATGCCGGGGATGGTGAGTCCTATCTGGTCAGAGAGCTTGGCATTCCAGGCCTTTTCAAATTTGACTTGATTGTCGATGACGTTTACTGCCTGGTAGCCTGGATAGACATTTGGCAGGCCACCCATATCGCAGGCGCCCTGAACATTGTTTTGCCCTCGCAAGGGGTTGACCCCGGTGGACTCCTTGCCCACATTGCCAGTGAGCATCGCCAGATTAGCGAGAGACTTCACATTGTCTACCCCGGTGGTGTGCTGAGTGATGCCCATGCAGTAGACAATGGATGCCCGCTCGGCCTTGGCGTAAAATTCAGCGATTTTTTCAATATCTTCTGCAGACACCCCGGTAATTTTAGCCACTTTTTCCGGGGGATAACCCTGGAGGACTTTTTCAAACTCTGCGAAGTTTTCAGTGCGCTCGGCGATAAACTCCTGATCGTGCCAGCCTTTCTGGACAATGACATGC contains the following coding sequences:
- the fdhF gene encoding formate dehydrogenase subunit alpha; its protein translation is MDYHTVLTTCAYCGCGCGLYLEVLDGQIIGTIPSKTSPVNQGKLCVKGWNIHQFIQHPTRLKKPLIRKNGELVETDWDEALEYTSSRLQAIKESHGSDSIAFLASAKLTNEENYLIQKFARAAVGTNNVDHCARLUHSSTVAGLAASFGSGAMTNSVGELEDADCIFVIGSNTTSSHPLVATRIYRAKAKGAKLVVADPRKIQLALKADLYARHNLGTDVALINGIMHVIVQKGWHDQEFIAERTENFAEFEKVLQGYPPEKVAKITGVSAEDIEKIAEFYAKAERASIVYCMGITQHTTGVDNVKSLANLAMLTGNVGKESTGVNPLRGQNNVQGACDMGGLPNVYPGYQAVNVIDNQVKFEKAWNAKLSDQIGLTIPGILAGLADGSVKALYAIGENPMVSDPDASHVEKALKNAELLVVQDIFLTETAQLAHVVLPGTSFAEKDGTFTNTERRVQLVRKAIEPLGDSKPDWEIIQELSTRFGYPMSYDNAEAIMAEIASLTPSYGGITYERLQGEGLSWPCPNTEHPGTKFLHQGKFARGLGLFHAIEYQPPAEEIDGEYPFWLSTGRVHVHFHTGTMTRISPSLHAEIPEARLEMHPADARQLGVLEGEPVRVASRRGQLEAKVTLTERVEKGVVFLPFHFAETCANILTNPAHDPIAKIPEYKVCAVKVEKAA
- the larC gene encoding nickel pincer cofactor biosynthesis protein LarC translates to MPQIAYFDCFSGISGDMILGALIDVGLDLDVLRRELARLPLEPYHLESKREKRGQITGTRVRVITQEAPAQQRSWSEIKQLIAASTLSPWVKETSIEVLRRIARAEAKLHGMELAEVHFHEIGAVDSLVDVVGTCIGMELLNIQRSYSSPLPLGHGCIQSTHGLLPLPAPATLELLKNVPVYDGSQARELVTPTGAAILTTLCCRFGGFPKMAVDCIGYGVGKHPADHPPNMLRLVTGHELSSLVSETLLLLETNVDDMNPEIYSYLMSRLLEAGALDVCMVPTFMKKNRPGQLLQILSPAGVQHALVDILLNETSSLGVRLSRVERLSLPRRIIRVATSYGRIAVKVAENPAGYTKVAPEYEDCRRAAARHQVPLLQVYDEAVCRARARLAKEEPH
- a CDS encoding ferredoxin, which translates into the protein MRAMVDPRRCDVAGICVKVCPEIFRFHEGSKKAYVIKSEIPRNLEQKCLEAANKCPNKAIIIMQD
- a CDS encoding phosphatidylglycerophosphatase A; its protein translation is MSHLRSRKNDLIIFLASGFFAGFLPYMPGTWGTLFSTPLVLLAHKTGDGVQFVLLLLFFPLAVFCAGRAEILFERTDARAIVIDEIYGFLVTLLFVPLDFFSLALGFIFFRFFDIIKPPPIRLLEKRFTGGLAVVLDDVLAGIFANLALRGVLALVSGAQ
- a CDS encoding 1-acyl-sn-glycerol-3-phosphate acyltransferase, with the translated sequence MIYKAYCMTFPNNTQGRPPSPPGAQAKPQKDIGYTLKPSIPSLFGFFLNKIFRRASFLESEQRLLADLEQQGVLVYAIKHRSQLDFLFLNSRLAQAGLRPPRTVFDMRLLLWLPVWDSLRLLASYLRHYLKEHHLPDPYKTGLYRDKLRQREPLVLFLVGKVGYYRRFAFQREDPLRLLIAEQRQLDFPIIVVPSVVFHGKAPERREKNLIDIFFGDKERPGRLRKVVGFIRNYKRNVLEVAEPLSLQEWLANEQEQNQGDEDLAFRLRRELIDRLDRHRRVVTGPVMKSRLEMKDIILHNKQLQKFMERRARSSKKSIEAVRRQADGYLQEIATDYNLTYVQLWDRFLTWMWNTIFDGIDLDVESLRRIKHAAQRAPLVYIPCHKSHIDYLILSYLLYRHNLSIPFVAAGKNLAFWPLGPIFRKSGAFFIRRSFRGEKFYAEVFSTYIKTLVQEGYNIEFFIEGGRSRTGKLVLPKLGLLAILIQAVEEGYCDDLIFVPTAISYDRVLEEGTYLKEIKGSSKEKENLGQLVRAHRFLKKRYGKVYVKFAPPISLKSYMEHFQLDFATMKPKERHAMYRDVGWRIIHSINEASIVTPFALVAAAFLTTPKKGISVAEAKLIIRLYYDFLRYRGVEMADTLQDLDKTVQDTFALMEKSKWIELLADEDETDDEERIYTMDDSSRLSLEYYKNNIMHFLLPAAYVATAILARESFEFDVKGLEEDFIFFRDFFKFEFVFNADEDLSATIGNLLSYFVSQGFIVAVDDLEQRYRISHRGLKALSSFASLLRSYFEAYWIVLKSTKYLSKKSYSEKEFQKKINSLAARLYKQEIVERFESISRITFENALKFFCEKGAIVRREEVNDGKRQVYYKEADDREVSSYYSRMIDRYLRTSHFTFQ